The DNA window TCAGGGCATTCAGCGCGTGGACGATGCCATACCCGTTCAGGGTATCCGGAGCGGCGGCCTGGCCGGCCGTCCGGCGGAGTACGCTTTGCACCTGCCCGGGCGTCCAGTGGGGGTAGGCTTCCAGCATGAGCGCGACGACGCCCGCCACCAGGGGCGCAGAGAAGGATGTGCCACTTTCGCGTATGTAACCGTCGGCGGTGAACGGATCCACCGTGTAGACGCCCTCCCCCATGGCCATCACGTCCGGCTTGATGCGGCCGTCGAAAGTGGGGCCGATGGAGGAGGAGACCCAGCGACTGCCGGATGCGTCGACGGCTCCGACGGAGATCACCTTCTCCGCGTCGGCAGGCGCCCCCATCTTTTCATAGGGGGCGCCGCCCATGTTTCCCATGCTGTTCACGACCACGATCCCACGGTCCGAAGCCATGGAAGCCGCCCGGGTGATCACGGCGGTTTCGCCATCCATATCTTCATAGGAATACCAGTCGGGGTAACTGAGCGAACTGCTGATCACGTCCGCGCCGAGACTGTCGGCCCATTCCATGGCGGCCACCCAGAAGTCCTCCTCGATCTCGTTCTCGAATGCGACGGCCTCCGTGCTTGCGAGAAGGTAACGGGCGCCGAAAGCCGGACCGATCAGCTCGCCCGGCGCGTATCCACCGATCGTACCGAGCACCACCGTACCGTGACCGGTGTCCTCCAGGCCGGTGAAACCGGTTTCGTCCCGAAGGAAGTTGCGCCGCGCTTCCACCCGGGTTCTCAAGCTGTCGAAGGCCACGTGATCCAGGCTGAATCCCGTGTCGAAGATCGCCACGAGCACACCGTTTCCGGTAAGCCCCAGATCATGGAGTTCCGGTACCTGCAACTGGTTCAGCTGAATGAAGGAAGGACCGTAATCGAGTCGAGCGGGCCGGATCGCCCGGAACCTGGCGTCCGTTCCCGGCTGGCCGGAAGGGCGCGTCGGCAAGGGGCGCGGATGACGGAGACTGGCGACCACGTCGATGTTCAGCACGAAGGGCTGGCCGGCCAGGCCGTCGATGTCCCCGGCCGGGATGGACACGCTCGCCGCGTTCAGCCACCGGGACACCTGGAGGATCCTGCCCCCCAACGCT is part of the Acidobacteriota bacterium genome and encodes:
- a CDS encoding S8 family serine peptidase, with protein sequence MKRCLPFLLVLVTSSAFGGPLPDQQMVRGNVPGGEPGISSGEPGISDRLRNELALRPSDDLLKVWVYLADKGLDPGTGIGAALAAAEDRLSPRARRRLSTRSDRLAGWEDIPVHVPYLERIEALGGRILQVSRWLNAASVSIPAGDIDGLAGQPFVLNIDVVASLRHPRPLPTRPSGQPGTDARFRAIRPARLDYGPSFIQLNQLQVPELHDLGLTGNGVLVAIFDTGFSLDHVAFDSLRTRVEARRNFLRDETGFTGLEDTGHGTVVLGTIGGYAPGELIGPAFGARYLLASTEAVAFENEIEEDFWVAAMEWADSLGADVISSSLSYPDWYSYEDMDGETAVITRAASMASDRGIVVVNSMGNMGGAPYEKMGAPADAEKVISVGAVDASGSRWVSSSIGPTFDGRIKPDVMAMGEGVYTVDPFTADGYIRESGTSFSAPLVAGVVALMLEAYPHWTPGQVQSVLRRTAGQAAAPDTLNGYGIVHALNALMTESRGVVRSLTAEGGPSGVFLVWTAGLEINLLSYRIDRRDYPDGTFEVLASVPVTRTGGHFQGSNAYYYTDTTAQPGSSYEYRLQPMGRAGLALTAEPVVIRFDYESGASGELAAVLYPNAPNPFASSTRIRFELSEPVHVTLTIYDLLGRKIRVLVDEAHGPGRYVRTWNGMDGAGRAVPSGVYLYRMTAEGIEQNGKMLLLR